Proteins from a genomic interval of uncultured Methanocorpusculum sp.:
- a CDS encoding alanine--glyoxylate aminotransferase family protein, translating into MYKETLLMMPGPVPMPETVRNAMTKQAINHRSKEFGDCYADIVRGLKPIFGTTNDMLVLSGSGTAGQEAAIGSFAKGKKIVSLVNGKFGERLGLISKIYGETTMIESEWGHALNLEALKQELENGAEVVTLVHNETSAAILNPAEEVGKLARKYDALFILDAITSIGGDVVKADAWGADVTIVGSQKCLAAPAGLAAVSVSQRAWDRISENRPFYLDLKKAKKSADGNPMETPATPAVPLFLALREACRLIEEEGLENRIARHHRKSGAVRAAGEAWGLSLVPQVDALHKASNTVTGFFYPEGVEEAKIRGACKKMGIEFAGGQDRFKGKIFRIGNMGIIDTPEIISTIAAVQMCFKKAGYKLEGDGLSAAVDFLS; encoded by the coding sequence ATGTATAAAGAAACACTGCTCATGATGCCGGGACCCGTTCCAATGCCGGAAACGGTCCGGAATGCAATGACGAAACAGGCGATCAACCACCGGAGTAAGGAGTTCGGCGACTGCTATGCAGATATTGTCAGAGGCCTGAAACCCATTTTCGGCACGACAAATGATATGCTTGTCCTCTCCGGATCGGGAACTGCAGGTCAGGAAGCCGCGATCGGCTCGTTTGCCAAAGGCAAGAAGATCGTATCACTTGTGAATGGAAAGTTCGGAGAGAGGCTCGGCCTGATCTCCAAGATCTACGGCGAGACCACGATGATCGAATCCGAGTGGGGACATGCACTGAATCTCGAAGCCCTGAAACAGGAGCTGGAAAACGGCGCAGAAGTCGTAACTCTCGTCCACAACGAAACCTCTGCAGCGATCCTGAACCCGGCTGAAGAGGTTGGAAAACTCGCACGAAAATACGATGCACTGTTCATCCTCGATGCGATAACGTCGATCGGCGGAGACGTCGTTAAGGCAGATGCCTGGGGCGCAGATGTAACGATCGTCGGAAGCCAGAAATGTCTGGCAGCGCCTGCAGGACTTGCCGCCGTTTCCGTATCACAGAGAGCCTGGGACAGAATCTCCGAAAACAGACCGTTCTATCTCGACCTAAAGAAGGCAAAGAAGTCAGCCGACGGCAACCCGATGGAAACTCCGGCAACACCGGCCGTTCCGTTGTTCCTCGCACTGCGCGAAGCATGCAGACTCATCGAAGAAGAGGGGCTTGAAAACAGGATCGCACGCCACCACAGAAAGTCCGGCGCCGTTCGCGCAGCCGGCGAAGCATGGGGTCTTTCGCTTGTACCTCAGGTCGATGCTCTGCACAAAGCATCGAACACCGTCACCGGATTCTTCTATCCGGAAGGTGTTGAGGAGGCAAAAATCCGCGGGGCCTGCAAAAAGATGGGAATCGAGTTTGCCGGCGGGCAGGACCGGTTCAAAGGAAAGATCTTCAGAATCGGGAATATGGGTATCATCGACACGCCCGAGATCATCTCGACCATTGCAGCCGTTCAGATGTGCTTCAAGAAAGCCGGCTACAAACTCGAAGGCGACGGACTTTCCGCAGCAGTCGATTTCTTATCCTAA
- a CDS encoding pyridoxal phosphate-dependent aminotransferase encodes MLPLSENIAAVPPSATMAMNNRSKEMVAKGIDVISLAVGEPDFATPAHITQAAIDALHRGETHYAPSRGIPALTKAISDKLNTENHIPTNQNQILCTSGAKDAIRITMMACLNPGDGVIILDPAWVSYDPCVTIARGKAVHHSLNENFQVDESLYEKITDKTKMIIVNTPSNPTGSILGRSSLRILADACIDHDLYCLSDEIYEKLVYGQEHVSMGSLPDMDERTITINGFSKAYAMTGWRLGYVSAPENVIPYMDKVMQHSVGNVNTFAMWGGVAALTGDQTCVESMRKEFEIRKKYVIGRLAGMGLKTAPANGAFYAFINCGGDDGATANLWLDKAHVAATPGFAFGAPGWIRISYAASLERLEEALNRIENL; translated from the coding sequence ATGTTGCCTCTTTCAGAAAACATCGCTGCAGTCCCTCCGTCTGCAACTATGGCGATGAACAACCGTTCAAAGGAGATGGTCGCCAAAGGGATTGATGTGATCAGCCTCGCGGTCGGTGAACCGGACTTCGCTACCCCCGCCCATATTACTCAGGCTGCAATAGATGCCCTGCACCGTGGCGAGACACATTACGCACCGTCCCGGGGCATCCCCGCCCTGACCAAAGCGATCTCCGATAAACTCAATACGGAAAACCATATCCCGACGAATCAGAACCAGATCCTCTGTACAAGCGGAGCCAAGGATGCCATCCGGATCACAATGATGGCGTGCCTGAACCCAGGCGATGGAGTGATCATCCTCGACCCGGCGTGGGTCTCGTACGACCCTTGTGTCACTATTGCACGAGGAAAAGCGGTTCACCATTCTCTCAACGAAAATTTCCAGGTCGACGAGTCTCTGTACGAAAAAATCACCGATAAGACCAAGATGATCATTGTCAACACGCCTTCGAATCCCACCGGTTCGATCCTTGGCCGGTCATCACTCCGGATCCTTGCAGATGCCTGCATCGATCACGACCTGTATTGTCTTTCAGACGAGATCTACGAAAAACTCGTCTATGGTCAGGAGCATGTGTCGATGGGATCCCTGCCGGATATGGATGAACGCACGATCACCATCAATGGATTTTCCAAAGCCTATGCGATGACCGGATGGAGACTTGGATACGTCTCAGCACCAGAGAACGTGATTCCGTACATGGACAAAGTCATGCAGCACTCGGTTGGAAACGTCAATACATTTGCCATGTGGGGGGGAGTTGCTGCCCTCACGGGTGACCAGACCTGTGTCGAATCGATGCGAAAAGAGTTCGAGATACGGAAAAAATATGTCATCGGCAGACTTGCCGGTATGGGACTGAAAACTGCACCCGCAAACGGTGCATTCTATGCATTCATCAACTGCGGAGGAGATGATGGGGCAACAGCAAACCTCTGGCTTGACAAAGCACATGTGGCGGCAACCCCGGGATTTGCTTTCGGAGCGCCGGGATGGATTCGAATCTCCTACGCAGCATCCCTCGAAAGACTGGAAGAAGCACTCAACAGAATAGAAAATCTCTAA
- a CDS encoding type IV pilin N-terminal domain-containing protein, which yields MNSIQKRTEKRDNAVSPVVGVMLMLVVTIIITAVVASFAGGLVTNTEATPVASLDVNIYSVANVGGTMSSTYAPDFTIDHLSGDPLSTADLRITFTWTNSTGHTFRSVYNGAGDVNFTETFTSYPGYNSSMYLNDLTVGSPAFGDAVLTVGSHLQTGANNLYQDYFDYGGNGTTIVHKGSQFMDDLIGRDISSEFTPIAEDAGTSAAITDKGVMELLPVGTGVHVTITHIPNGKAIYDKVVYVQ from the coding sequence ATGAATTCAATTCAGAAACGAACAGAAAAAAGAGACAACGCAGTTTCGCCGGTTGTCGGCGTTATGCTGATGCTTGTCGTAACAATCATCATTACGGCCGTGGTCGCATCATTTGCAGGAGGTTTGGTAACAAACACGGAAGCAACACCAGTTGCATCACTTGATGTGAATATCTATTCAGTAGCAAATGTTGGCGGAACTATGTCATCAACGTATGCCCCTGACTTTACCATTGATCATCTAAGCGGAGATCCTCTTAGTACAGCTGATTTACGAATAACATTTACTTGGACGAATTCAACCGGCCACACATTCCGGAGTGTTTATAATGGTGCAGGTGATGTTAATTTTACCGAGACATTTACCAGTTACCCGGGTTATAACTCGTCAATGTACCTAAATGATTTGACAGTTGGAAGCCCTGCATTTGGTGATGCAGTATTAACTGTTGGCTCGCACCTTCAAACTGGAGCAAATAATTTGTACCAGGATTACTTTGACTATGGTGGAAATGGAACCACGATTGTGCATAAAGGTAGCCAGTTCATGGATGATCTGATTGGTCGGGATATTTCATCAGAATTCACTCCAATTGCGGAAGATGCTGGCACCAGTGCTGCAATTACTGATAAAGGGGTAATGGAACTTCTTCCTGTGGGCACCGGGGTTCATGTGACAATTACCCATATTCCCAACGGGAAAGCAATTTATGACAAGGTGGTGTATGTGCAATGA
- a CDS encoding type IV pilin N-terminal domain-containing protein, which yields MKNTKNNDAVSPVVGVMLMLVVTIIIATVVASFASGLGSDTSNTPTAVFTENVQSNGGFLSLVTLTHKGGDTLSVAEVKLLLNVYGETKTYSVSNENLDAPFGNAINPGDDIVATVTMSDYIQSGSPVKYTLVDLTSGNAIASGTFVVP from the coding sequence ATGAAAAACACTAAAAATAATGATGCTGTCTCACCTGTTGTTGGCGTGATGCTGATGCTTGTCGTGACAATTATTATCGCCACAGTTGTTGCATCGTTTGCCAGTGGACTTGGCAGTGATACGAGTAATACGCCCACTGCAGTCTTCACAGAAAATGTACAAAGCAATGGTGGTTTTCTTTCCTTAGTTACTCTTACCCACAAGGGTGGAGATACACTATCTGTTGCTGAAGTAAAACTACTTCTCAATGTTTATGGGGAAACAAAAACCTACTCAGTCTCCAACGAGAATCTCGATGCTCCGTTCGGTAATGCGATAAATCCAGGGGATGATATTGTAGCCACAGTGACAATGTCTGATTATATTCAATCAGGAAGTCCGGTCAAATACACGCTTGTTGATCTCACCAGCGGTAATGCCATTGCTTCCGGTACATTCGTAGTTCCGTAA
- a CDS encoding type IV pilin — protein MKYNTKSQDAVSPVVGVMLMLVVTIVIAAVVSAFAGGLVTSTEPTQTVVFTADYSQANGLTLSCSGSTSA, from the coding sequence ATGAAATATAACACAAAATCTCAAGATGCAGTATCACCAGTTGTTGGTGTTATGCTTATGCTTGTTGTAACTATAGTAATTGCAGCAGTAGTATCAGCGTTTGCCGGTGGTCTTGTAACTTCCACCGAGCCGACACAAACTGTTGTCTTCACTGCCGATTACAGCCAAGCCAATGGTTTAACCCTTTCATGTTCAGGTTCAACTTCAGCCTAG
- a CDS encoding type II/IV secretion system ATPase subunit has protein sequence MDRDLLNKTITSFDKELPPERIETLIYYLYRNFLGYGKLDPLLHDDKIEDITCNGANIPIFLYHRRFGNIETNCSFENIELNKFVLKLAQKADKQLSLTTPLVDAALPDGSRAQITYSDIVSSKGSSFTIRKFKADPMTPADLVAGGTYSSELMAYIWLAVENRKSMIIAGGTASGKTSTMNAASFFIPDVAKIVSIEDTREIQLPHINWLPMRTRESTATVSAGNIDMFSLLRAALRQRPEYIIVGEVRGAEAQTLFQAMNTAFEGKTTPPEVAAAIQDLILSERG, from the coding sequence ATGGACCGTGACCTCCTCAACAAAACCATCACTTCCTTTGACAAAGAACTCCCCCCAGAAAGGATCGAGACACTCATCTACTACCTCTACCGAAACTTCCTCGGTTACGGAAAACTCGATCCGCTCCTTCACGACGACAAAATCGAAGACATTACCTGCAACGGAGCGAATATCCCCATCTTCCTCTACCACAGACGATTCGGCAACATCGAAACCAACTGTTCATTTGAAAACATCGAACTCAACAAATTTGTCCTCAAACTCGCCCAGAAAGCCGACAAACAGTTGTCTCTTACAACTCCTCTCGTGGATGCTGCTCTTCCCGACGGCTCGCGTGCACAAATAACCTACTCCGATATCGTCTCGTCCAAAGGCAGCTCATTCACCATCCGAAAATTCAAAGCAGATCCCATGACCCCTGCTGATCTGGTCGCCGGAGGGACATACAGCAGCGAACTCATGGCCTACATCTGGCTCGCCGTTGAGAACAGGAAAAGTATGATCATTGCCGGAGGGACGGCAAGCGGTAAGACCTCAACAATGAATGCGGCCTCGTTTTTCATCCCCGACGTCGCAAAAATCGTCTCCATCGAAGACACGCGCGAGATCCAGCTCCCCCACATCAACTGGCTGCCCATGAGAACACGCGAAAGCACGGCGACTGTCTCTGCCGGAAACATCGATATGTTTTCCCTACTTAGAGCGGCTCTTCGTCAGCGTCCGGAGTATATCATCGTCGGAGAAGTCAGAGGAGCAGAAGCTCAGACGCTTTTTCAGGCAATGAACACCGCATTTGAAGGAAAAACAACCCCACCGGAAGTAGCGGCCGCGATTCAGGATCTCATATTATCAGAACGGGGGTGA
- a CDS encoding type II secretion system F family protein — protein MFKSVFEADDLFGEVSKECGLIVRDVELFGMDLVSAIEETRKITPSDNFRELLNDLLLVHRSGGDLTSFFNAKSEGYREIARNEMDSLLQFLEMIAEVYVTAFLARA, from the coding sequence ATCTTCAAAAGCGTTTTTGAAGCGGATGATCTCTTCGGAGAAGTCTCAAAAGAATGCGGGTTAATCGTCCGTGATGTGGAACTGTTCGGGATGGATCTCGTTTCTGCAATCGAAGAGACACGAAAGATCACCCCCTCCGATAATTTTCGGGAACTTTTAAACGACCTCCTCCTCGTTCACCGAAGCGGAGGCGACCTCACGTCCTTTTTCAACGCAAAGTCGGAAGGCTACCGGGAAATCGCCCGAAACGAAATGGACTCGCTTCTTCAGTTTCTGGAGATGATCGCAGAAGTGTACGTAACTGCGTTTCTTGCTAGAGCGTGA
- a CDS encoding type II secretion system F family protein, with translation MPVMYIGLPLGAIVLIAILYIILPPDNLKITRKEITETEYSKEILASGHSPGDESELKRIKKRKQALKVQDIFRHPLKFFISNYSIAAVMGGILVLIVLLLWYIGIFAEIFSAFTLQVLICILIIAAILPLMTPYELRNRYVTRVEKQLPEFLREIADMRDIGMTLPGAIGMIAGHKSGVLSTEISIVAEELKYGSSLSGALVRMEERIGLTTVKRAISLLVKASEVTDYIREILSIAVADLEHYLKMKNKRMNVSFVYLAVIYLSFGIYLFAAYEMNVAFISSFSSFDISFDLTANKLDMFNIDIILAFFSGIMAGQMSANNILSGLKHVIIMLIMTVFVFVYLI, from the coding sequence ATGCCCGTTATGTATATCGGGCTCCCGCTTGGAGCAATCGTGCTGATCGCGATTCTCTACATCATTTTGCCGCCCGATAACCTCAAGATCACCAGAAAAGAGATCACCGAAACCGAGTACAGCAAAGAGATTCTGGCATCCGGCCACAGCCCTGGTGACGAGAGTGAGTTAAAACGGATCAAAAAACGAAAGCAGGCATTGAAAGTACAGGATATTTTCCGGCATCCGCTCAAATTTTTCATTTCAAACTACTCTATAGCCGCTGTAATGGGAGGAATTCTTGTCCTCATCGTTTTGCTCTTATGGTATATCGGGATATTCGCAGAGATCTTTTCAGCCTTCACCCTGCAGGTCCTGATATGTATACTAATTATCGCTGCCATTCTTCCCCTCATGACCCCCTATGAACTCAGAAACCGCTATGTCACACGTGTCGAAAAACAGCTCCCGGAATTTCTTCGGGAAATTGCCGATATGCGCGACATTGGAATGACACTCCCGGGAGCTATAGGCATGATTGCCGGACATAAAAGCGGAGTCCTCTCGACCGAAATTTCGATTGTGGCAGAAGAACTCAAATACGGTTCATCCCTGTCTGGAGCGCTTGTCCGGATGGAGGAACGTATCGGCCTTACAACAGTAAAAAGGGCAATCTCCCTTCTCGTCAAAGCAAGCGAGGTCACGGATTATATCCGGGAGATTCTCAGTATCGCAGTCGCCGACCTTGAACATTATCTGAAGATGAAAAACAAGCGGATGAACGTCTCGTTTGTGTACCTCGCGGTCATTTACCTTTCGTTCGGGATCTATCTCTTCGCTGCATATGAAATGAATGTCGCGTTCATTTCGAGTTTTTCCTCGTTCGACATCTCGTTCGATCTGACTGCAAACAAACTCGACATGTTCAACATCGACATTATCCTCGCATTTTTCTCAGGAATTATGGCGGGCCAGATGTCTGCGAACAACATCCTGTCTGGACTGAAACACGTCATTATTATGCTGATAATGACGGTTTTCGTCTTCGTATATCTTATTTAG
- a CDS encoding type IV pilin N-terminal domain-containing protein has translation MKQEDAVSTVVGEMLLLVIALVLISVFAVSILGLIPGDREEVVNVGMNSSIDTGTISLWHKGGDWINKDDLKITVYNGFEKRNVTFVSLTNQTGYPKEIFELGGCLTYAVESLSSGEEVRLSTQRTIIFSGVVQ, from the coding sequence ATGAAACAAGAAGATGCAGTATCAACGGTTGTAGGAGAGATGCTCCTTCTCGTTATCGCTTTGGTTCTGATATCAGTCTTTGCGGTCTCGATCCTCGGCCTCATTCCAGGTGATCGTGAGGAGGTCGTAAATGTAGGTATGAATTCTTCCATAGATACAGGAACGATTTCCCTCTGGCACAAAGGAGGAGACTGGATCAACAAAGACGATCTCAAAATTACCGTGTATAATGGATTCGAGAAACGTAACGTTACCTTTGTGTCCCTCACAAATCAAACAGGATATCCAAAAGAAATTTTTGAACTGGGTGGATGCCTTACATACGCAGTCGAATCACTTTCATCAGGAGAAGAGGTCCGTCTTTCGACACAACGGACAATCATCTTTTCGGGGGTTGTACAATGA
- a CDS encoding type IV pilin N-terminal domain-containing protein: MTDDAVSEVVGVMIMLVVTILLVSIVRASASGLIGDSKTPISAELVFVEDSGNNLIFEHRAGDPLTLSSLKLVLGVRDNMTRNIPLNASSFTSTGGNAVQVADRILISFDMSAFASPGEYITYQFYDIESQSLISSGEIQV; encoded by the coding sequence ATGACCGATGACGCCGTTTCCGAAGTGGTCGGTGTGATGATCATGCTTGTAGTAACTATCCTTCTCGTAAGTATTGTCAGAGCAAGCGCCTCGGGACTTATCGGCGACAGCAAGACGCCAATCTCTGCTGAACTCGTGTTCGTCGAAGACTCTGGAAATAACCTCATCTTCGAGCATCGTGCAGGAGACCCACTCACTCTTTCCAGCCTAAAACTCGTTCTCGGAGTCCGTGACAACATGACACGAAACATTCCGCTGAATGCATCCTCATTTACAAGTACTGGAGGTAATGCTGTCCAAGTAGCGGACCGGATACTGATTTCATTCGATATGAGCGCGTTTGCCTCGCCAGGAGAATACATCACATACCAGTTCTATGACATAGAATCACAATCCCTTATCTCTTCCGGCGAGATCCAGGTATGA